A genomic window from Zalophus californianus isolate mZalCal1 chromosome 13, mZalCal1.pri.v2, whole genome shotgun sequence includes:
- the PRXL2C gene encoding peroxiredoxin-like 2C isoform X2, with the protein MVDANLGRQMQGAVADPALGPVTRQVSGRAAPAAVPSGPERGQLLAAAVAELPVLDANARQVPFGALFRERRAVVVFVREADVTLIVIGQSSYHHIEPFCKLTGYSHEIYVDPEREIYKKLGMKRGEEIASSGKSPHIKSNILSGSIRSLWRAVTGPLFDFQGDPAQQGGTLILGPGNNIHFIHRDKNRLDHKPINSVLQLVGVQHVDFTSRPSVIHV; encoded by the exons ATGGTGGACGCGAACCTGGGCAGGCAGATGCAGGGCGCTGTGGCCGACCCCGCCCTCGGCCCGGTTACGCGGCAGGTCAGCGGCCGCGCCGCCCCAGCCGCAGTCCCGAGCGGCCCCGAGCGCGGGCAGCTCCTGGCCGCAGCAGTAGCCGAGCTGCCTGTGCTGGACGCCAACGCGAGGCAGGTGCCGTTCGGCGCGCTGTTTCGGGAGCGTCGGGCTGTCGTAGTCTTCGTGCGG GAAGCAGATGTCACCCTAATAGTGATTGGACAGTCATCCTACCATCATATCGAG CCTTTCTGCAAACTGACTGGGTATTCTCATGAAATCTATGTTGATCctgagagagaaatttataaaaaattggGAATGAAAAGAGGTGAAGAAATTGCCTCCTCAG GAAAGAGCCCccatataaaatcaaatatactCTCAGGAAGCATTCGGAGCCTGTGGAGGGCAGTGACTGGCCCTCTTTTTGATTTTCAAGGAGACCCTGCCCAGCAAGGTGGAACCCTCATCTTAGGTCCAG GTAACAACATCCATTTTATACACCGTGATAAAAATAGGTTGGATCACAAACCCATCAACTCTGTTTTACAGCTTGTAGGAGTTCAGCATGTGGACTTTACAAGCAGACCTTCAGTTATCCATGTGTAA
- the PRXL2C gene encoding peroxiredoxin-like 2C isoform X1, translating into MVDANLGRQMQGAVADPALGPVTRQVSGRAAPAAVPSGPERGQLLAAAVAELPVLDANARQVPFGALFRERRAVVVFVRHFLCYICKEYVEDLAKIPKSFLQEADVTLIVIGQSSYHHIEPFCKLTGYSHEIYVDPEREIYKKLGMKRGEEIASSGKSPHIKSNILSGSIRSLWRAVTGPLFDFQGDPAQQGGTLILGPGNNIHFIHRDKNRLDHKPINSVLQLVGVQHVDFTSRPSVIHV; encoded by the exons ATGGTGGACGCGAACCTGGGCAGGCAGATGCAGGGCGCTGTGGCCGACCCCGCCCTCGGCCCGGTTACGCGGCAGGTCAGCGGCCGCGCCGCCCCAGCCGCAGTCCCGAGCGGCCCCGAGCGCGGGCAGCTCCTGGCCGCAGCAGTAGCCGAGCTGCCTGTGCTGGACGCCAACGCGAGGCAGGTGCCGTTCGGCGCGCTGTTTCGGGAGCGTCGGGCTGTCGTAGTCTTCGTGCGG CATTTCCTGTGTTACATTTGCAAGGAATACGTAGAAGATCTGGCCAAAATCCCCAAGAGTTTTTTACAA GAAGCAGATGTCACCCTAATAGTGATTGGACAGTCATCCTACCATCATATCGAG CCTTTCTGCAAACTGACTGGGTATTCTCATGAAATCTATGTTGATCctgagagagaaatttataaaaaattggGAATGAAAAGAGGTGAAGAAATTGCCTCCTCAG GAAAGAGCCCccatataaaatcaaatatactCTCAGGAAGCATTCGGAGCCTGTGGAGGGCAGTGACTGGCCCTCTTTTTGATTTTCAAGGAGACCCTGCCCAGCAAGGTGGAACCCTCATCTTAGGTCCAG GTAACAACATCCATTTTATACACCGTGATAAAAATAGGTTGGATCACAAACCCATCAACTCTGTTTTACAGCTTGTAGGAGTTCAGCATGTGGACTTTACAAGCAGACCTTCAGTTATCCATGTGTAA
- the PRXL2C gene encoding peroxiredoxin-like 2C isoform X3, giving the protein MVDANLGRQMQGAVADPALGPVTRQVSGRAAPAAVPSGPERGQLLAAAVAELPVLDANARQVPFGALFRERRAVVVFVRHFLCYICKEYVEDLAKIPKSFLQEADVTLIVIGQSSYHHIEPFCKLTGYSHEIYVDPEREIYKKLGMKRGEEIASSGDPAQQGGTLILGPGNNIHFIHRDKNRLDHKPINSVLQLVGVQHVDFTSRPSVIHV; this is encoded by the exons ATGGTGGACGCGAACCTGGGCAGGCAGATGCAGGGCGCTGTGGCCGACCCCGCCCTCGGCCCGGTTACGCGGCAGGTCAGCGGCCGCGCCGCCCCAGCCGCAGTCCCGAGCGGCCCCGAGCGCGGGCAGCTCCTGGCCGCAGCAGTAGCCGAGCTGCCTGTGCTGGACGCCAACGCGAGGCAGGTGCCGTTCGGCGCGCTGTTTCGGGAGCGTCGGGCTGTCGTAGTCTTCGTGCGG CATTTCCTGTGTTACATTTGCAAGGAATACGTAGAAGATCTGGCCAAAATCCCCAAGAGTTTTTTACAA GAAGCAGATGTCACCCTAATAGTGATTGGACAGTCATCCTACCATCATATCGAG CCTTTCTGCAAACTGACTGGGTATTCTCATGAAATCTATGTTGATCctgagagagaaatttataaaaaattggGAATGAAAAGAGGTGAAGAAATTGCCTCCTCAG GAGACCCTGCCCAGCAAGGTGGAACCCTCATCTTAGGTCCAG GTAACAACATCCATTTTATACACCGTGATAAAAATAGGTTGGATCACAAACCCATCAACTCTGTTTTACAGCTTGTAGGAGTTCAGCATGTGGACTTTACAAGCAGACCTTCAGTTATCCATGTGTAA
- the PRXL2C gene encoding peroxiredoxin-like 2C isoform X4, with product MVDANLGRQMQGAVADPALGPVTRQVSGRAAPAAVPSGPERGQLLAAAVAELPVLDANARQVPFGALFRERRAVVVFVRHFLCYICKEYVEDLAKIPKSFLQEADVTLIVIGQSSYHHIEPFCKLTGYSHEIYVDPEREIYKKLGMKRGEEIASSGNNIHFIHRDKNRLDHKPINSVLQLVGVQHVDFTSRPSVIHV from the exons ATGGTGGACGCGAACCTGGGCAGGCAGATGCAGGGCGCTGTGGCCGACCCCGCCCTCGGCCCGGTTACGCGGCAGGTCAGCGGCCGCGCCGCCCCAGCCGCAGTCCCGAGCGGCCCCGAGCGCGGGCAGCTCCTGGCCGCAGCAGTAGCCGAGCTGCCTGTGCTGGACGCCAACGCGAGGCAGGTGCCGTTCGGCGCGCTGTTTCGGGAGCGTCGGGCTGTCGTAGTCTTCGTGCGG CATTTCCTGTGTTACATTTGCAAGGAATACGTAGAAGATCTGGCCAAAATCCCCAAGAGTTTTTTACAA GAAGCAGATGTCACCCTAATAGTGATTGGACAGTCATCCTACCATCATATCGAG CCTTTCTGCAAACTGACTGGGTATTCTCATGAAATCTATGTTGATCctgagagagaaatttataaaaaattggGAATGAAAAGAGGTGAAGAAATTGCCTCCTCAG GTAACAACATCCATTTTATACACCGTGATAAAAATAGGTTGGATCACAAACCCATCAACTCTGTTTTACAGCTTGTAGGAGTTCAGCATGTGGACTTTACAAGCAGACCTTCAGTTATCCATGTGTAA